The proteins below are encoded in one region of Reichenbachiella sp. 5M10:
- a CDS encoding translation initiation factor IF-2 N-terminal domain-containing protein, with product MRLSSLARKIKLTPKQLSKFLTEKGIDVSKGSNSKLSEETVALVQEAFQFAKEETPVIDGQDIPVTETVATNPAIDEQHVAATAAPLPIEDSPTVDPTANENPPIPEETHPSQEIEEGLDSIIQEQEPEETEETFAGSDTQDTTTQNEEEPKEYEPIEQEDGTFIEARAELAAHDESVQLIRAAKAKPLQGLTIKGKIELPKPKTPEEIAKKKAEAKNKPLDPDTILYTSGPSRESSRKPRRNNRTKNQQRKKPQINSVEAERRRKEQAEKKQLAHKLKKEKEAKTQYYQSKVSTAPKSQVVKKKKATPKTSSQKKPKSANIVQKFWHWLNT from the coding sequence ATGAGACTGAGTTCCCTAGCAAGAAAAATAAAACTAACGCCCAAGCAACTTTCCAAGTTCCTAACCGAAAAAGGGATTGATGTATCCAAAGGGAGCAACTCCAAATTATCCGAAGAAACAGTGGCACTCGTTCAGGAAGCCTTTCAGTTTGCCAAAGAGGAAACACCCGTAATCGATGGGCAGGACATCCCCGTCACTGAAACTGTAGCTACCAACCCCGCGATTGACGAACAGCACGTCGCTGCTACAGCAGCCCCCCTACCCATAGAAGACAGCCCTACGGTAGACCCCACTGCTAACGAAAACCCTCCCATACCTGAAGAAACACACCCCTCCCAAGAAATCGAAGAAGGCCTGGATTCTATAATACAAGAGCAAGAGCCTGAGGAAACAGAGGAGACATTCGCTGGATCCGATACACAAGATACCACAACTCAAAACGAAGAGGAACCCAAAGAATACGAGCCAATAGAGCAAGAAGACGGCACATTCATCGAAGCACGTGCAGAATTGGCCGCACACGACGAGTCCGTACAACTGATCCGAGCGGCCAAAGCCAAACCGCTACAAGGCTTGACGATCAAAGGAAAAATAGAATTGCCTAAACCCAAGACCCCAGAAGAAATCGCCAAGAAAAAGGCAGAAGCAAAAAACAAACCTCTCGATCCAGACACCATCCTCTACACAAGTGGTCCCTCACGTGAAAGCTCTCGCAAACCGCGACGCAACAACCGAACAAAGAACCAACAAAGGAAAAAACCGCAAATCAACAGCGTAGAAGCAGAACGCAGACGAAAAGAACAGGCAGAAAAAAAACAACTCGCCCACAAGCTCAAAAAGGAAAAAGAGGCCAAGACACAATACTACCAATCCAAGGTGTCCACTGCTCCCAAAAGCCAGGTCGTCAAAAAAAAGAAAGCCACCCCTAAAACATCCAGCCAAAAAAAACCAAAGAGCGCCAACATCGTACAAAAATTTTGGCATTGGCTCAATACCTAA
- a CDS encoding DASS family sodium-coupled anion symporter, with protein MEMRIRQVIYLLLGPGAVLVLWVMGRPETMTEEAFAVLCVTVWMASWWVTEAVPIAVTALLPIVLFPMTGAMDIASTTAAFGHKYVFLYLGGFVLAIAIERWGLHRRVALFLIHLIGTNVQGIVLGFMVATAFLSMWISNTATSVMMLPIGMAIVSQFKHNAGEDHPDTQRFGKVLMLAIAYSASIGGVATLIGTPPNLVLAGVLEQTYGVKLSFFQWLQLGLPISVLLLVICWCYLTHHAFRFSQKSFPGGREEVNRMRGALGRMSTEEKRVLVVFVLTASAWMFRSLLQRWVPALDDTIIAMIAALVLFVIPAGSENRRLIVWEEAVKLPWGIILLFGGGMALAKGFAVTGLAQWIAAQMTQLDGVSLLVLILILVTMVNFLTEVTSNLATTAMLLPVLAPMALAFDLHPLMIMVPVTIAASCAFMLPVATPPNAVVFGAGYLQIKDMLRAGIWLNLLSVLLITLFVYFLLPHVWGIDPHVFPVDFMRE; from the coding sequence ATGGAGATGAGAATTAGACAGGTCATATATCTTTTGTTGGGACCAGGCGCTGTACTGGTTTTGTGGGTAATGGGTCGGCCAGAGACCATGACCGAAGAGGCTTTTGCGGTGCTGTGTGTGACGGTGTGGATGGCGAGTTGGTGGGTGACCGAAGCTGTACCGATTGCTGTGACAGCCCTGCTGCCTATTGTTTTGTTTCCAATGACTGGAGCGATGGATATTGCATCGACGACTGCTGCGTTTGGACACAAATATGTCTTCTTGTATTTGGGAGGTTTTGTGTTGGCTATTGCCATCGAACGCTGGGGGCTACACCGTCGCGTCGCTTTGTTTTTGATCCATTTGATTGGGACCAATGTACAAGGTATAGTATTGGGGTTTATGGTTGCGACGGCTTTTTTGTCTATGTGGATCTCCAATACGGCCACCTCTGTGATGATGCTGCCTATTGGTATGGCGATTGTGTCGCAGTTCAAACACAATGCCGGTGAAGATCATCCCGATACCCAGCGCTTTGGCAAGGTACTCATGCTGGCGATCGCATACAGTGCATCGATAGGAGGAGTGGCTACTCTGATCGGTACACCGCCCAATCTAGTGCTAGCTGGTGTGCTCGAACAAACCTATGGTGTGAAGCTGAGCTTTTTTCAGTGGTTGCAGCTTGGGTTACCGATATCGGTATTGCTGTTGGTAATCTGTTGGTGTTATTTGACTCATCATGCTTTTCGCTTTTCGCAAAAATCATTTCCAGGAGGTAGAGAGGAAGTCAACCGTATGCGTGGTGCCCTGGGCAGGATGAGTACCGAAGAAAAGCGCGTACTCGTGGTGTTTGTGTTGACCGCTTCGGCGTGGATGTTTCGTTCGCTGTTGCAGCGATGGGTTCCGGCACTCGATGATACGATCATCGCGATGATAGCTGCTTTGGTGCTGTTTGTGATTCCCGCTGGTAGTGAGAACCGAAGATTGATTGTGTGGGAAGAAGCGGTGAAGTTGCCTTGGGGTATTATTTTACTCTTTGGGGGAGGCATGGCGTTGGCCAAGGGGTTTGCTGTGACGGGACTTGCTCAATGGATCGCTGCGCAAATGACTCAGCTAGACGGGGTTTCTTTGTTGGTGCTGATACTGATCCTTGTGACGATGGTCAACTTCCTCACAGAGGTGACTTCTAATCTAGCTACTACTGCGATGCTCCTGCCTGTGCTTGCACCGATGGCGCTGGCGTTTGACCTGCATCCATTGATGATCATGGTGCCTGTGACGATCGCCGCATCTTGTGCCTTCATGTTGCCCGTGGCTACCCCACCCAATGCCGTAGTGTTTGGGGCAGGATATCTACAGATCAAAGATATGCTGCGAGCGGGCATCTGGCTCAATTTACTGTCTGTTTTGTTGATTACCCTGTTTGTTTACTTTCTGCTTCCTCATGTTTGGGGTATTGATCCCCATGTTTTTCCTGTGGATTTCATGAGGGAATAA
- a CDS encoding redoxin domain-containing protein: protein MKVEQGQKAPDFNVQDIYGKTVRLSDFKGKKVLLSFFRDVSCPFCNLRVRDLSNRREQLEAEGLQMIFFFESSAEVLTNSLLHQKASPIPLVGDPDKAIYAQYGVESSALKMMKTFFQTGAISAMKDGATIEVAQTKDKASMTLIPADFLIDEKQMLHTAHYGGHIRDHITVSELEKFVKS, encoded by the coding sequence ATGAAAGTAGAGCAAGGACAAAAAGCACCTGATTTTAACGTACAAGATATTTATGGCAAGACAGTGCGACTGTCGGATTTTAAGGGGAAGAAGGTGCTCTTGAGTTTCTTTAGGGATGTGAGTTGTCCTTTTTGTAATTTGAGGGTGCGAGATCTCTCCAATCGGCGTGAGCAACTGGAGGCAGAGGGGCTTCAGATGATTTTCTTTTTTGAGAGCTCGGCGGAGGTATTGACCAACAGTCTTTTGCATCAGAAGGCTTCTCCGATACCTTTGGTAGGAGATCCTGACAAGGCCATCTATGCGCAGTATGGTGTCGAATCATCAGCGCTCAAGATGATGAAGACGTTTTTTCAAACTGGTGCGATATCGGCCATGAAAGATGGTGCAACGATAGAGGTGGCACAGACCAAAGATAAAGCGAGTATGACTTTGATTCCTGCAGACTTTTTGATCGATGAAAAACAAATGCTTCATACTGCTCACTACGGGGGACATATTCGTGATCATATCACGGTCAGCGAATTAGAAAAATTTGTAAAGTCTTAG
- a CDS encoding alpha/beta hydrolase: MPLSDKLKKRLKAIVILALTTSGLVIVWLAYFFIANEAPILQGEVLHHIQYSDTHKLDIYLPTTVVHDESPVVVYFHGGAWVMGRKEALNVNRYHGAINTLRNRGYTIISPDYTLADGTHSPFPGCVLDAYSALIWIQEHADTYGLDMDNLGLMGESAGAHIAMMAAYGQPQDFSLELEIPHINYVIDVYGPSDLELLYQSQMLDSLQSLLEKAPTAIRSELDITRQLFGFDPRSDSLKAVQFMQTYSPMQYITAQAPPTLIIHGNIDKIVPFPQSIALKERLDTLGIPYEFHELEGTGHAFRQATPSQKDSVQLWLVDFIQRHYLLQN, translated from the coding sequence ATGCCTCTCAGCGACAAACTAAAAAAGCGACTCAAGGCCATAGTCATCCTGGCGTTGACCACATCTGGATTGGTGATAGTATGGCTGGCTTATTTTTTCATTGCCAACGAGGCGCCCATCTTACAGGGCGAAGTACTACACCATATCCAATATAGTGACACGCACAAATTGGACATCTATTTGCCTACAACTGTCGTACATGACGAGTCACCTGTCGTGGTATATTTTCATGGAGGAGCATGGGTCATGGGACGCAAAGAAGCACTGAATGTCAACCGCTACCATGGAGCCATCAACACCCTGCGCAATCGAGGCTATACAATCATCTCTCCTGACTATACACTAGCTGATGGTACACATTCACCTTTTCCAGGTTGTGTATTGGACGCTTATTCGGCACTGATATGGATACAGGAGCACGCAGACACCTATGGTTTGGACATGGACAATTTGGGATTGATGGGAGAATCAGCTGGGGCACACATCGCAATGATGGCTGCCTATGGGCAACCACAAGATTTTTCGTTGGAACTAGAAATACCACACATCAACTACGTAATCGACGTATACGGCCCCTCAGACCTGGAGCTTCTCTACCAATCACAAATGCTCGACAGTCTCCAGTCCTTGCTCGAAAAAGCCCCTACGGCTATTCGTTCAGAGCTGGACATTACGCGTCAGCTGTTTGGCTTTGATCCAAGGAGTGACAGTCTCAAAGCGGTCCAATTCATGCAAACCTACTCGCCGATGCAGTACATTACGGCACAAGCGCCACCGACGCTCATCATTCACGGCAACATCGACAAGATCGTCCCCTTCCCTCAATCTATCGCCTTGAAAGAAAGACTAGACACACTCGGTATCCCGTATGAATTTCATGAACTAGAGGGGACAGGCCACGCCTTTCGTCAAGCTACTCCAAGTCAAAAGGACAGCGTACAATTATGGCTGGTAGATTTCATCCAACGACACTACCTCCTCCAAAACTAG
- a CDS encoding VWA domain-containing protein codes for MVWTGTLGTLELIFIALFALFYLAYLARTIRAARALRSGYRRVFYKILLRSTYFGLFIAALMGPSFGQTKKEVKSIGKDIFMCVDLSESMNAFDVQPSRLEKIKFELKEIVEAFNSDRIGLIMFSNEAYIQCPLTYDKSALNLFIETLNTNLVPNTGTDFGPPLGLALEKITDEESSVTRQKSKIIILISDGEDFGENTESIAKKIEDKGIKLFTLGIGTSHGSKIMTRNGFKKNNQGQDVISKLNPVSLKQLATATDGSYFEINDKRNDVERLINTIGDIEGELRDAKQVDVSANKYYYFLALALLLLLIDLLVKTKTLTV; via the coding sequence ATGGTATGGACAGGTACACTCGGTACCCTCGAATTGATCTTCATTGCGCTCTTTGCGCTATTCTATTTGGCCTATTTGGCCCGTACCATTCGTGCGGCTAGAGCGTTGCGTTCTGGGTACCGCCGTGTCTTCTACAAAATCCTATTGAGAAGCACCTATTTTGGACTATTCATTGCTGCGCTCATGGGGCCTTCTTTTGGCCAAACCAAGAAAGAAGTCAAGTCCATCGGCAAGGACATCTTCATGTGTGTGGATCTCTCCGAATCCATGAACGCCTTTGACGTGCAGCCCAGCCGACTAGAAAAAATCAAATTCGAACTCAAGGAGATCGTCGAAGCGTTCAACTCTGACCGCATTGGGTTGATTATGTTTTCCAATGAGGCATACATCCAGTGCCCATTGACCTACGACAAAAGCGCCCTCAACCTGTTCATTGAGACACTCAATACCAACCTTGTCCCCAACACGGGCACGGACTTTGGCCCTCCACTCGGCCTAGCTTTAGAAAAAATCACCGACGAAGAAAGCTCTGTCACGCGTCAAAAATCCAAGATCATCATACTCATCAGTGATGGAGAAGATTTCGGTGAAAACACCGAGTCCATCGCCAAAAAAATAGAAGACAAAGGCATCAAGCTATTTACCCTCGGCATAGGCACCTCTCACGGCAGCAAAATCATGACACGCAATGGCTTCAAGAAAAACAACCAAGGACAAGATGTCATATCGAAACTCAACCCTGTATCTCTCAAACAACTCGCTACAGCGACAGACGGAAGTTATTTTGAAATCAATGACAAGCGAAACGATGTAGAAAGACTCATCAACACCATCGGAGACATCGAGGGCGAACTCAGAGATGCCAAACAAGTAGACGTCTCAGCCAACAAGTACTACTACTTCCTCGCACTAGCCCTCCTACTCCTACTCATTGATCTATTGGTAAAAACAAAAACACTAACAGTATGA
- a CDS encoding NAD(P)/FAD-dependent oxidoreductase, with translation MTNDQYDVILMGGGLAGLTLSLQLKQENPNISILILEQRKNEAPNAAHKVGESTVELGTYYLREVLNLKDYLDAKQLPKHGLRFFFSPQHKDNLSRRVELGPRERLPVPSHQLDRGSFENELIQRSKAAGNELQLGCRVKSVEFGTPLHTVTYTIAGQEHTVQAKWTVDCTGRGAILKRQMGFQKPVDHNINAAWFRIKGEIDVQEWAADSAWSATLKPGLRRLGTVHLMDTGYWLWFIPLSSGNTSVGIVADPRFHDFTEYNTKDKAFEWIRKNEPQAFEKIGPRKDDVLDFLFLKHYSHHSGKLYSEDRWAVTGDSGVFLDPLYSPGTDFISMNNSWITDLITRDLAGEPIFIHADVYEKTHFGIFEHWIPTYLDKYQLMGNTQIMVAKIFWDWAVYWSFFTLLFTNKGYTNLRVLKTLFANPDSLGRQVGILNQKVQDLFIAWRPHDTHPIADRYVDPFDLACLRDFHHGLEIQYETPELLDKLTSNIRVIENFAAELFRHISHAVHGTPIDMPVDPYTMNLNQIDTAPDKGLLPDPAIKADIEALWLYNLSNA, from the coding sequence CACACAAAGTCGGTGAATCCACCGTCGAACTAGGTACCTACTACCTGCGAGAAGTGCTCAATCTCAAGGACTATCTTGACGCAAAACAGCTCCCCAAGCACGGCCTGCGATTTTTCTTTTCGCCCCAGCACAAAGACAACCTCTCCAGAAGAGTAGAGCTCGGACCGAGAGAACGTCTCCCCGTCCCCAGTCACCAACTAGACCGAGGCAGTTTCGAAAACGAACTCATCCAACGCTCAAAAGCAGCTGGCAATGAATTGCAACTCGGGTGCCGTGTCAAATCGGTAGAATTTGGCACCCCATTGCATACGGTCACCTATACGATCGCTGGGCAAGAACATACCGTCCAAGCCAAATGGACCGTCGACTGTACCGGCCGAGGTGCTATCCTCAAACGACAGATGGGATTTCAAAAACCTGTCGATCACAACATCAATGCCGCATGGTTTCGCATCAAAGGCGAAATCGATGTACAGGAATGGGCCGCTGACTCTGCATGGTCCGCCACGCTAAAACCTGGACTAAGACGACTCGGTACGGTACACCTGATGGATACTGGCTACTGGCTATGGTTCATCCCACTCTCTTCAGGCAACACCAGTGTTGGGATCGTAGCAGACCCTCGCTTCCACGACTTTACAGAATACAACACCAAGGACAAGGCCTTCGAATGGATACGCAAAAATGAACCCCAAGCCTTCGAAAAGATTGGCCCACGCAAGGACGACGTACTTGACTTCTTGTTTCTCAAACACTACTCCCACCACAGCGGCAAACTCTACTCCGAAGATCGATGGGCTGTCACTGGAGACTCGGGCGTATTCTTGGACCCGCTATACTCTCCTGGTACAGATTTCATTTCTATGAACAACAGTTGGATCACCGACCTGATCACACGTGACTTAGCAGGTGAGCCAATATTCATCCATGCGGATGTCTATGAAAAAACACACTTCGGCATCTTCGAACATTGGATACCAACCTATCTGGACAAGTATCAGCTCATGGGCAACACCCAGATCATGGTTGCCAAGATATTTTGGGATTGGGCAGTCTATTGGTCCTTTTTTACCCTACTTTTCACCAACAAGGGCTACACCAACTTGCGCGTACTCAAAACACTGTTTGCCAACCCTGATAGTCTCGGTAGACAAGTAGGAATCCTCAATCAAAAAGTCCAAGACCTATTCATCGCTTGGAGGCCCCACGACACTCATCCAATTGCCGATCGCTATGTCGACCCCTTTGACTTGGCATGCTTGCGTGATTTTCACCATGGATTGGAAATACAGTATGAAACTCCAGAACTCCTCGACAAATTAACCAGCAATATTCGAGTCATCGAAAACTTCGCAGCGGAGCTATTTAGACACATAAGCCATGCAGTACATGGGACACCGATAGACATGCCTGTCGATCCCTATACCATGAATCTAAATCAAATAGATACGGCACCAGACAAAGGCCTATTGCCTGATCCTGCAATCAAAGCAGATATCGAAGCACTGTGGCTATACAACCTCTCCAATGCATAA
- a CDS encoding MFS transporter, which produces MNLDDKKTINAWCSYDWANSVYNLIVTTAIFPIYYTNATEAAFGGSLVEFFGLQIENSVLYSYAISLSFLVAVLLYPVLSGIADYRGAKKSYMRFFTYLGSVACMGLFFFDGSNIELGILLAMTASIGYASSVVFYNAFLPEIASESMMDKVSARGFSMGYIGSVLLLIVSLVLVQMPETFGFDGAGSATKFVFLIVGLWWFGFAHIAFAKLKDQPTKNKITSAVLSSGFRELQKVFKNLKQNIHSIRFLSSFFFYSMGVQSVMLLAPLFAAQEIGMESVEMILVILIIQLVAIAGAYLFSGISSKKGNKTSIIIAVVIWLSICVIAYLIHDKTAFYGLAALLGLVMGGIQSISRSTYSKLIPEGTRDTASYFSFYDVTEKLATVLGTFTYGYILSLTGTMRNSILFMTIFFGIGLVTLITTQLQGPTKQTTND; this is translated from the coding sequence ATGAATCTAGACGACAAAAAAACCATCAACGCATGGTGCTCTTATGACTGGGCCAATTCAGTGTACAACCTCATCGTCACTACGGCCATTTTTCCAATTTATTACACCAATGCCACCGAAGCTGCTTTTGGAGGTTCACTTGTCGAGTTCTTCGGTCTCCAAATCGAAAATTCTGTACTCTATTCCTATGCGATCTCTCTCTCCTTTTTGGTCGCGGTACTGCTCTACCCCGTCCTATCTGGGATCGCAGATTACCGAGGTGCCAAAAAATCCTACATGCGCTTCTTTACCTATCTCGGATCGGTGGCCTGCATGGGCTTGTTCTTTTTCGACGGGAGCAACATCGAGCTCGGCATCCTTCTAGCAATGACCGCTAGCATCGGCTATGCTTCTTCCGTAGTATTCTACAACGCTTTTTTACCTGAAATCGCCTCAGAATCAATGATGGACAAAGTCAGTGCTCGGGGATTCTCCATGGGATACATTGGCAGTGTCCTCTTGCTCATCGTGAGTTTGGTACTCGTCCAGATGCCTGAGACCTTTGGTTTTGACGGAGCAGGGAGTGCCACCAAATTCGTCTTTCTCATCGTCGGGCTGTGGTGGTTTGGCTTTGCTCATATCGCTTTCGCTAAACTCAAAGATCAACCGACCAAAAACAAAATCACCTCCGCAGTCCTCAGCTCAGGATTTCGAGAACTCCAAAAAGTCTTTAAAAATCTCAAACAAAACATTCATTCAATACGGTTCCTTTCGTCCTTCTTCTTCTACAGCATGGGGGTCCAATCCGTCATGCTCCTCGCTCCACTATTCGCTGCACAAGAGATCGGTATGGAATCCGTCGAGATGATTCTTGTCATCCTCATCATCCAACTGGTGGCCATAGCGGGGGCTTACCTCTTCTCGGGGATCTCCAGCAAAAAAGGAAACAAGACCTCAATCATCATCGCTGTAGTGATCTGGCTCAGCATCTGTGTGATTGCCTATTTGATCCACGACAAGACTGCCTTCTATGGCTTGGCAGCATTGCTTGGACTCGTCATGGGAGGGATCCAATCCATCTCTCGATCGACCTACTCCAAACTCATCCCAGAAGGCACCAGAGATACCGCGTCTTACTTTAGTTTCTACGACGTGACTGAAAAGCTCGCCACCGTACTGGGGACCTTCACCTACGGATACATCCTCAGCCTCACAGGCACGATGAGAAATTCTATCCTATTCATGACGATCTTCTTTGGTATAGGGCTTGTGACCTTGATCACTACCCAGCTCCAAGGCCCCACCAAACAAACTACAAATGACTAA
- the arsC gene encoding arsenate reductase (glutaredoxin) (This arsenate reductase requires both glutathione and glutaredoxin to convert arsenate to arsenite, after which the efflux transporter formed by ArsA and ArsB can extrude the arsenite from the cell, providing resistance.) has translation MTKIYHNPRCGKSRNTLSLLQEHNEDIEIIEYLKTVPSKEELSEVLSLLGLTPLELIRKGEKIFKEQYKNQKHNDEEWINIMVQNPILIERPIVIKNGKAIIGRPPENVLEIL, from the coding sequence ATGACTAAAATATATCACAACCCCCGCTGCGGAAAAAGCAGAAACACCCTCTCCCTACTCCAAGAACACAACGAGGATATCGAAATCATCGAATATCTCAAAACCGTACCAAGCAAGGAGGAATTGTCAGAGGTCCTATCGCTGCTCGGTCTCACTCCTCTAGAGCTCATCCGAAAAGGTGAAAAAATATTCAAAGAGCAATATAAAAACCAAAAACACAACGACGAGGAATGGATCAATATCATGGTCCAAAACCCAATTTTGATCGAACGTCCGATTGTGATCAAAAATGGAAAAGCGATCATCGGACGACCACCTGAAAACGTACTCGAAATTTTGTAA